From the genome of Cynocephalus volans isolate mCynVol1 chromosome 14, mCynVol1.pri, whole genome shotgun sequence, one region includes:
- the EMX1 gene encoding homeobox protein EMX1 isoform X1, giving the protein MCLAGRTPRTAAAPGRGALPRARLPCSAQAAATMFQPAAKRGFTIESLVAKDGGTGGGTGGGGAGSHSLAAAASEEPLRPTALNYPHPSAAEAAFVSGFPAAAAASAGRSLYGGPELVFPEAMNHPALTVHPAHQLGASPLQTPHSFFGAQHRDPLHFYPWVLRNRFFGHRFQASDVPQDGLLLHGPFARKPKRIRTAFSPSQLLRLERAFEKNHYVVGAERKQLAGSLSLSETQVKVWFQNRRTKYKRQKLEEEGPESEQKKKGSHHINRWRIATKQANGEDIDVTSND; this is encoded by the exons atgtgcctggCTGGGCGCACACCCCGCACGGCTGCGGCGCCAGGACGCGGAGCGCTCCCCAGAGCCCGGCTGCCTTGCTCGGCTCAGGCGGCCGCGACCATGTTCCAGCCCGCGGCCAAGCGCGGCTTTACCATAGAGTCGTTGGTGGCCAAGGACGGCGGTACCGGCGGGGGCACTGGCGGCGGGGGTGCGGGCTCTCATTCACTGGCGGCGGCCGCCTCGGAGGAACCGCTTCGGCCCACAGCACTCAACTACCCTCACCCCAGCGCGGCTGAGGCGGCCTTCGTGAGCGGCTTCCCCGCCGCAGCCGCCGCGAGCGCGGGCCGCTCGCTCTACGGTGGGCCCGAGCTCGTGTTCCCCGAGGCCATGAACCACCCCGCGCTGACCGTGCACCCGGCGCACCAGCTGGGGGCCTCCCCGCTGCAGACCCCGCACTCCTTCTTCGGCGCCCAGCACCGGGACCCTCTCCACTTCTACCCCTGGGTCCTGCGAAACCGCTTCTTCGGCCACCGCTTCCAGG CGAGCGACGTGCCCCAGGACGGGCTGCTTCTGCACGGCCCCTTCGCGCGCAAGCCCAAGCGGATCCGCACGGCCTTCTCGCCCTCGCAGCTGCTGCGGCTGGAGCGCGCCTTCGAGAAGAACCACTACGTGGTGGGCGCCGAGCGCAAGCAGCTGGCCGGCAGCCTCAGCCTCTCCGAGACACAG GTAAAGGTGTGGTTCCAGAATCGGAGGACAAAGTACAAGCggcagaagctggaggaggaagGGCCTGAGTCTGAGCAGAAGAAGAAGGGATCCCACCACATCAACCGGTGGCGTATTGCTACGAAGCAGGCCAATGGGGAGGACATCGATGTCACCTCCAATGACTAG
- the EMX1 gene encoding homeobox protein EMX1 isoform X2 — MFQPAAKRGFTIESLVAKDGGTGGGTGGGGAGSHSLAAAASEEPLRPTALNYPHPSAAEAAFVSGFPAAAAASAGRSLYGGPELVFPEAMNHPALTVHPAHQLGASPLQTPHSFFGAQHRDPLHFYPWVLRNRFFGHRFQGDDVPQDGLLLHGPFARKPKRIRTAFSPSQLLRLERAFEKNHYVVGAERKQLAGSLSLSETQVKVWFQNRRTKYKRQKLEEEGPESEQKKKGSHHINRWRIATKQANGEDIDVTSND, encoded by the exons ATGTTCCAGCCCGCGGCCAAGCGCGGCTTTACCATAGAGTCGTTGGTGGCCAAGGACGGCGGTACCGGCGGGGGCACTGGCGGCGGGGGTGCGGGCTCTCATTCACTGGCGGCGGCCGCCTCGGAGGAACCGCTTCGGCCCACAGCACTCAACTACCCTCACCCCAGCGCGGCTGAGGCGGCCTTCGTGAGCGGCTTCCCCGCCGCAGCCGCCGCGAGCGCGGGCCGCTCGCTCTACGGTGGGCCCGAGCTCGTGTTCCCCGAGGCCATGAACCACCCCGCGCTGACCGTGCACCCGGCGCACCAGCTGGGGGCCTCCCCGCTGCAGACCCCGCACTCCTTCTTCGGCGCCCAGCACCGGGACCCTCTCCACTTCTACCCCTGGGTCCTGCGAAACCGCTTCTTCGGCCACCGCTTCCAGGGTGA CGACGTGCCCCAGGACGGGCTGCTTCTGCACGGCCCCTTCGCGCGCAAGCCCAAGCGGATCCGCACGGCCTTCTCGCCCTCGCAGCTGCTGCGGCTGGAGCGCGCCTTCGAGAAGAACCACTACGTGGTGGGCGCCGAGCGCAAGCAGCTGGCCGGCAGCCTCAGCCTCTCCGAGACACAG GTAAAGGTGTGGTTCCAGAATCGGAGGACAAAGTACAAGCggcagaagctggaggaggaagGGCCTGAGTCTGAGCAGAAGAAGAAGGGATCCCACCACATCAACCGGTGGCGTATTGCTACGAAGCAGGCCAATGGGGAGGACATCGATGTCACCTCCAATGACTAG